A window of the Spirochaetae bacterium HGW-Spirochaetae-1 genome harbors these coding sequences:
- a CDS encoding kinase encodes MDNNLACVGLTILDILGRPIDEIPPGGKTTIIQQIRLTAAGTAAGPAVIAARLGVETALVGAIGKDDMGGFLTMALEKNGVDVSYLQRRDELPTAATMLAVKSDGQRPNFHAIGSSILLEIDGRTRDFITNSRYIHWGGVGTMLKLDGGPGPEILKEARQKGATVTCDFIAPNDGTLNGLKLAMPHVDYFMPSLEEAMEVSGTKTPEDTAKYFLDLGAGACIFKWGAKGSLLATRDGQTLIPAFKVEVVDTTGCGDSYCAGFIAGLSRGFDVEKSCRFATAVSALVATGLGSDAGVVNFEETVKAMATFQPLT; translated from the coding sequence ATGGATAATAATCTTGCATGTGTCGGTCTTACCATACTCGATATTCTGGGCAGGCCTATAGATGAAATACCACCGGGAGGGAAAACCACTATTATTCAGCAGATACGCCTTACGGCGGCCGGCACAGCGGCGGGACCTGCCGTTATTGCCGCCAGGCTTGGCGTGGAAACAGCCCTTGTGGGCGCCATCGGGAAGGACGATATGGGCGGGTTCCTCACCATGGCGCTGGAAAAAAACGGTGTCGATGTTTCATACCTTCAGCGCAGGGACGAGCTGCCCACGGCGGCAACCATGCTGGCCGTTAAAAGCGACGGGCAGCGGCCCAATTTCCATGCCATCGGATCGTCCATACTCCTGGAGATAGACGGCAGGACCAGGGATTTCATCACGAACAGCCGCTATATTCACTGGGGCGGCGTGGGAACCATGCTGAAACTCGATGGAGGCCCCGGTCCTGAAATCCTGAAAGAGGCCCGGCAGAAAGGGGCAACGGTTACCTGTGATTTTATCGCGCCCAATGACGGTACCTTGAATGGATTGAAACTGGCAATGCCCCATGTTGACTATTTTATGCCCAGCCTGGAAGAGGCCATGGAGGTTTCGGGAACCAAGACTCCCGAAGACACGGCAAAATATTTTCTCGATCTGGGAGCAGGGGCCTGCATCTTCAAATGGGGAGCAAAGGGCTCATTGCTGGCCACTCGGGACGGCCAGACGCTCATTCCGGCTTTTAAGGTTGAGGTCGTGGACACAACGGGATGCGGCGATTCCTACTGCGCGGGCTTCATTGCGGGCCTGAGCAGGGGATTCGACGTGGAAAAATCATGCCGTTTCGCCACGGCCGTTTCGGCCCTGGTAGCAACGGGCCTGGGAAGCGATGCCGGTGTTGTTAATTTCGAAGAAACCGTGAAGGCCATGGCGACCTTTCAGCCCCTGACATAA
- the asd gene encoding aspartate-semialdehyde dehydrogenase: protein MLKVGFVGWRGMVGSVLMDRMLEEKDFQGFEPLFFTTSQVGQKGPEIGLDTPPLIDAYNYDKLSAMDIIVTCQGGDYTGKAYKELRGKGWKGYWIDAASTLRMEKDSIIILDPVNRDVIDRALAGGVKDYIGGNCTVSLMLMALGGLFQKDMIEWITSMTYQAASGAGAKNMRELVDQMRVISGRAGSLLDAPASAILDLDRNVTETLNNGSMPVDNFGVPLAASLIPWIDRAVENGQSREEWKGLVETNKILGREDRPVPIDGICVRVGAMRCHSQALTIKLKKDVPLKEIEQIIASANDWVKLIPNTKEETVKELTPVKTSGTLTVPIGRLRKLNMGPEYLTAFTVGDQLLWGAAEPIRRMLKITLEYMQK, encoded by the coding sequence ATGTTAAAAGTTGGATTTGTCGGCTGGAGAGGAATGGTGGGTTCTGTCCTCATGGACAGGATGCTGGAAGAAAAAGATTTCCAGGGCTTTGAACCCCTCTTTTTCACAACCTCCCAGGTGGGACAGAAGGGGCCGGAAATAGGTCTGGATACACCGCCTCTTATAGACGCATATAATTATGATAAACTTTCCGCCATGGATATCATTGTAACCTGCCAGGGCGGCGATTATACGGGCAAGGCCTATAAAGAACTGCGCGGAAAAGGATGGAAGGGATACTGGATCGACGCGGCATCGACCCTGCGGATGGAAAAGGACAGCATCATCATCCTCGATCCAGTGAACCGCGACGTTATAGACAGGGCCCTTGCCGGGGGCGTTAAGGACTATATCGGCGGCAACTGCACCGTTTCACTCATGCTCATGGCCCTGGGCGGGCTTTTCCAGAAAGACATGATCGAGTGGATTACCTCCATGACCTACCAGGCCGCTTCGGGCGCCGGTGCTAAAAACATGCGCGAACTGGTGGACCAGATGCGCGTCATAAGCGGAAGAGCGGGAAGCCTGCTCGATGCCCCCGCATCGGCCATACTTGACCTGGACCGTAATGTCACGGAGACCCTGAACAACGGTTCTATGCCCGTAGATAATTTCGGTGTGCCCCTGGCTGCCAGCCTGATTCCCTGGATCGACCGGGCCGTGGAAAACGGCCAGAGCCGGGAAGAATGGAAGGGCCTCGTTGAAACCAACAAGATACTGGGACGCGAGGACAGGCCCGTGCCCATCGATGGTATCTGTGTCCGCGTCGGCGCCATGCGGTGCCACAGCCAGGCCCTGACGATAAAACTGAAAAAAGACGTTCCCCTGAAAGAAATAGAGCAGATCATCGCCTCGGCCAACGACTGGGTCAAGCTCATCCCCAACACGAAGGAAGAGACCGTGAAGGAACTCACCCCGGTGAAAACCTCCGGTACCCTCACGGTTCCCATCGGCAGGCTCAGAAAACTCAACATGGGCCCCGAATACCTGACGGCCTTCACCGTGGGCGACCAGCTCCTGTGGGGCGCGGCTGAACCCATACGGCGCATGCTGAAGATCACTCTCGAATATATGCAGAAGTAA
- a CDS encoding DUF2281 domain-containing protein: MNTKSILIKEIENLPEPLAAEVLDFVRFLEHKKADGFENYIQSESSLKKEWLTPAEDEAWKDL; this comes from the coding sequence ATGAACACAAAAAGCATTCTCATCAAAGAAATCGAAAATCTCCCGGAACCTCTGGCCGCTGAAGTGCTGGATTTCGTGCGTTTTCTGGAACACAAAAAAGCAGATGGATTTGAGAACTACATCCAGTCAGAATCATCCCTGAAAAAAGAATGGCTCACCCCGGCTGAGGACGAGGCGTGGAAAGATTTGTAA